From Myxococcales bacterium, the proteins below share one genomic window:
- a CDS encoding S8 family peptidase, protein MQKLTKKFIAIMLLFLSFFTCRAIASELLIPIPKTNETLLWGSSEWRDADGGYESSYGPSVIKTKYTSHEELIEQCYEDAQSQKELDDCLVTFEEGPSLSSEYLKITDSDVFLLQSFPEQKGEAFLKLSELGILNPVDQLLEETWINKDLFEMGALKVKEVSAEITTDFFEYRRNRFAEIAEELEDIPGLEIIAYLVGLDFVHVNLSLESLAWLEDFVDVSRVMVPDLTLKANLDVVGANPPILDHMQLQSPYYIYQNGDTGNDGEYNMPGSWSDVVVAVMDPTGMNGDHVAFKESTGSNYRIFQSWKCGSTCEEFSPPTDITSDDNNFGDDYWHGTEVAGLLAGDLRDGQDPAYTSEISRSIRSGQAPEAGLVLFDTGITAIPSMVNAFDRAVESNVHLISASVSAGDYSCEATSSISEAANAVYETGILSVFSAGNQGDNGNACSVGSPADAEGVLAVGAIGSGSEETAADWDAALASDYSSHGPHTYYGSRVRTIVDLVAPGTIQWYLDADGNSGSSGYNYQSPVYDGTSFSQPRVAASLVDAIDFMVGERSDSMMLLPGVQRVFMLMMGDRSAGQYLIQLAGFSSYWGAGRTKMRRIDDIGLDTPWGRQDSAVCVGDGEVVDINIKNGQLLSSDVDSFKAAIWWYTSSFSSPIPNDIDLRLQWSADGTTWTTIRSDIGSDLKKMVYYQGVGNHYLRLRVTGTQVNSAHGDGGSCASGKARIYFIWIYEDDDRDDADGPDADIDLL, encoded by the coding sequence ATGCAAAAACTAACTAAAAAATTTATTGCGATAATGCTACTTTTTCTCTCGTTTTTTACTTGCCGGGCAATTGCCAGCGAATTGTTAATCCCGATTCCAAAGACAAACGAAACATTGTTATGGGGTTCGAGCGAATGGCGCGATGCCGATGGGGGATACGAATCAAGTTATGGGCCATCGGTTATTAAGACAAAATATACATCTCATGAGGAATTGATCGAGCAATGCTACGAAGATGCTCAATCACAAAAAGAACTTGACGATTGTTTGGTTACTTTTGAAGAAGGGCCTTCTTTGTCTAGTGAATATTTAAAAATAACGGATTCCGATGTCTTTCTACTGCAATCGTTTCCGGAACAGAAAGGAGAGGCGTTTCTAAAATTATCAGAATTAGGAATTCTCAATCCAGTCGACCAACTTCTGGAGGAAACATGGATAAACAAGGATTTGTTCGAAATGGGGGCGTTGAAAGTAAAGGAGGTAAGCGCTGAAATCACGACTGATTTTTTTGAGTATCGGCGAAACCGATTTGCGGAAATAGCCGAAGAATTGGAGGACATACCAGGGTTGGAGATAATTGCCTATCTGGTTGGCTTGGATTTCGTTCACGTCAATCTTTCGCTGGAAAGTTTGGCATGGTTGGAGGATTTTGTGGATGTCTCGCGTGTGATGGTGCCTGATCTTACCCTCAAGGCCAACTTGGATGTTGTCGGTGCAAATCCACCGATTCTCGATCATATGCAACTTCAGTCACCATACTATATTTATCAAAATGGCGATACTGGTAACGATGGCGAATATAATATGCCCGGCTCCTGGAGCGATGTTGTTGTTGCCGTTATGGATCCTACTGGCATGAATGGCGATCATGTCGCCTTCAAGGAATCCACCGGAAGTAATTATCGTATTTTTCAGTCTTGGAAATGCGGAAGCACTTGTGAGGAATTCTCCCCGCCAACTGATATAACTTCCGATGACAACAATTTTGGCGATGATTATTGGCATGGTACGGAGGTTGCCGGTCTTCTCGCCGGTGATCTTCGTGATGGACAAGATCCGGCATACACATCCGAAATATCTCGAAGCATTAGATCGGGACAGGCTCCAGAGGCGGGTCTGGTACTTTTCGATACGGGTATTACAGCTATACCTTCGATGGTGAATGCTTTCGATAGAGCCGTCGAAAGCAATGTTCATCTGATTAGCGCAAGTGTTAGTGCTGGTGATTATTCCTGCGAGGCAACAAGCTCAATTTCAGAAGCCGCGAATGCGGTTTATGAAACTGGAATATTATCTGTTTTCAGCGCGGGAAATCAAGGAGACAATGGTAATGCTTGCAGTGTAGGCAGTCCAGCAGACGCCGAAGGGGTATTGGCTGTCGGCGCTATTGGTTCCGGGTCCGAGGAAACAGCTGCGGATTGGGATGCGGCATTGGCGTCAGATTACAGCAGTCACGGTCCGCACACTTATTATGGATCAAGAGTAAGGACGATTGTCGATTTAGTAGCACCTGGAACGATCCAATGGTATCTCGATGCGGACGGAAATTCTGGCTCATCTGGCTATAATTATCAAAGCCCGGTTTATGATGGGACGAGCTTTTCCCAACCTCGAGTTGCCGCGTCCCTTGTCGATGCGATTGATTTCATGGTTGGCGAAAGGAGTGACAGCATGATGTTGCTGCCAGGCGTGCAGCGAGTGTTCATGTTAATGATGGGTGACCGGTCAGCCGGTCAGTATCTAATCCAATTGGCTGGTTTCTCAAGCTATTGGGGGGCCGGTCGGACGAAAATGCGGCGAATTGACGATATAGGTTTGGATACACCTTGGGGCCGGCAGGATTCAGCCGTTTGTGTAGGTGATGGCGAAGTTGTTGATATCAATATCAAGAACGGGCAGTTGCTCTCCTCCGATGTCGATAGCTTCAAGGCGGCGATTTGGTGGTATACGAGTAGTTTTTCAAGCCCGATTCCAAACGATATCGATTTACGCCTGCAATGGTCCGCGGACGGGACAACCTGGACGACGATCCGATCGGATATCGGCTCGGATTTGAAAAAAATGGTATACTACCAAGGAGTTGGAAATCACTATTTACGGTTGAGAGTGACTGGTACACAAGTCAATAGCGCTCATGGCGATGGCGGTTCCTGTGCCTCCGGCAAAGCCAGGATTTACTTTATATGGATTTACGAGGACGATGATCGCGACGACGCCGATGGACCGGATGCCGATATTGATTTGCTTTAA
- a CDS encoding methyl-accepting chemotaxis protein, with product MKWSVRAKLLITVLPLILITIAVLVYVSYYKASTSILDLQEKRTMLLVEKTMDDVEMWFGDRKGEINIFAKTGVFIDAIQGQRVEEARVRLVSYHKDAPHYENIFLADTNGTIVLDSIEGKSVGVKVAEIPAYKENIEKTKQGQVWLGNLAKSPATGRPVMLLTAPILSGQNLVGIIGTPIEIEFLSQRYIADFKVGDTGYFYICDSEGTFFAHPKKEMILDKNLKDFDFGPKILAKKDGMLEYKFGGKDRFAYFHTSKEKGWLFAASIERPEIMAPIKAMAALTAGLGLGALIFLSVMLAMMVTINVARPIRKTNDMLHDISEGEGDLTVRLDVVSNDEIGELAENFNRFVEKLQKSISLVAENTNVLQGAAGSLASVSTQLSSSAEELTGQSSTVASAAEEISVNVDTVSKATDRMSHNFLTIAASTEEMSSGVNSVAAAVEEMTATIREVSKNCVRASQISNDASSKADATGKIMGQLETAAKEIGKVVDVINDIADQTNLLALNATIEAASAGEAGKGFAVVANEVKELAKQTAQATDEIVVRVRGIQDQTINAVDAIKQIAETISEINSITNTIASAVEEQTVTTNEISRSLAGTAQGAGEVSKNIQTLKQSVESEVVRGVKEAATGVQEVSKNIQGVNTAAQYTANGAASTDQVAKQIQNLSEQLQTVVGQFKV from the coding sequence ATGAAATGGTCAGTACGGGCTAAACTGTTGATCACTGTTCTTCCGTTGATTCTGATCACCATCGCGGTTCTGGTCTACGTCTCCTATTACAAGGCCTCGACTAGCATTCTGGACCTGCAGGAAAAGCGGACCATGCTGCTGGTCGAAAAGACCATGGATGATGTCGAGATGTGGTTCGGCGACCGTAAAGGCGAAATCAATATTTTTGCCAAGACGGGCGTGTTTATCGACGCGATCCAGGGTCAGCGGGTCGAGGAGGCCAGGGTCCGGCTGGTGAGTTACCACAAGGACGCGCCACATTACGAAAATATTTTCCTCGCCGATACCAACGGCACGATCGTCCTGGATTCCATCGAAGGGAAATCGGTCGGCGTCAAGGTCGCGGAAATTCCCGCCTACAAGGAAAACATCGAGAAAACCAAGCAGGGCCAGGTCTGGTTGGGCAATCTGGCCAAGTCGCCGGCGACCGGCCGTCCCGTCATGTTGTTGACCGCGCCGATCCTGTCTGGTCAAAACCTGGTGGGCATCATCGGCACGCCGATTGAAATCGAATTCCTGTCGCAGCGCTACATCGCCGATTTCAAGGTCGGCGATACCGGCTACTTCTACATTTGCGACAGCGAGGGCACCTTCTTCGCCCATCCCAAGAAAGAGATGATCCTCGACAAAAACCTCAAGGATTTCGATTTCGGTCCGAAAATTCTGGCTAAAAAAGACGGCATGCTGGAATACAAATTCGGCGGCAAGGATCGTTTCGCCTATTTCCATACCTCCAAGGAAAAGGGCTGGTTGTTCGCCGCCAGTATCGAGCGTCCGGAAATCATGGCCCCGATCAAGGCCATGGCCGCGTTGACTGCGGGACTGGGCCTCGGCGCCCTGATTTTCCTGTCGGTCATGCTGGCGATGATGGTTACCATCAACGTCGCCCGGCCGATTCGTAAAACCAACGACATGCTGCACGATATTTCCGAGGGCGAAGGCGACCTGACCGTCCGGCTCGACGTGGTCAGCAACGACGAAATCGGCGAACTGGCCGAGAATTTCAACCGCTTCGTCGAAAAATTGCAGAAGTCGATCTCCCTGGTCGCCGAAAACACCAACGTGTTGCAGGGCGCCGCCGGCTCCCTGGCCTCCGTGTCGACCCAACTTTCCAGCAGCGCCGAGGAACTGACCGGCCAGTCGAGCACCGTCGCCTCGGCCGCCGAGGAAATTTCGGTGAACGTCGATACCGTCAGCAAGGCGACGGACCGGATGTCCCACAATTTCCTGACCATCGCCGCCTCGACCGAGGAAATGTCCTCGGGCGTCAATTCGGTGGCCGCCGCGGTCGAGGAAATGACCGCCACGATCCGCGAGGTTTCGAAGAACTGTGTGCGCGCCTCGCAAATCTCCAACGATGCCTCGAGCAAGGCCGACGCGACCGGGAAGATCATGGGCCAACTGGAAACGGCCGCCAAGGAAATCGGCAAGGTGGTCGACGTCATCAACGACATCGCCGACCAGACCAACCTACTGGCCCTCAACGCCACGATCGAAGCCGCCAGCGCCGGCGAGGCGGGCAAGGGCTTCGCGGTCGTCGCCAACGAGGTCAAGGAACTGGCCAAACAGACCGCCCAGGCGACCGACGAAATCGTCGTGCGGGTGCGCGGCATCCAGGACCAGACGATCAACGCGGTCGACGCGATCAAGCAGATCGCCGAAACCATCTCGGAAATCAACAGCATCACCAACACCATCGCCTCGGCGGTCGAGGAGCAGACGGTGACGACCAACGAGATTTCCCGTTCGCTGGCCGGGACGGCGCAAGGGGCGGGCGAGGTTTCGAAGAACATCCAGACGCTGAAGCAGAGCGTCGAGAGCGAGGTCGTGCGCGGGGTGAAGGAAGCGGCGACGGGCGTGCAGGAAGTGTCGAAGAACATCCAGGGCGTGAATACGGCGGCCCAGTACACGGCCAACGGCGCGGCTTCGACCGACCAGGTGGCGAAGCAGATTCAGAACCTGTCCGAACAACTGCAAACGGTCGTCGGGCAGTTCAAGGTCTGA
- a CDS encoding HAD family phosphatase, which yields MAIEAILFDYNGVLIDDEPLHDEVWREVLEPLGITYNNEEYYGPLLGVPDYEFLRLVLERRDRTLTDEAKAALHEKKRVLFDRLVRTRPTGIPGVAEFVRDLAAHAPLGIVSGALRPEIDLQLSRLGIADCFRTIVAAGEYPKPKPDPAPYLIGREKLAAAVGRSFAPGSVIAVEDSTNGMNSGLSAGLGVLGLTLRIDRERLAGCFAHVPDFTGVTYDQLVAWRARSAR from the coding sequence ATGGCGATCGAGGCGATATTGTTCGATTACAACGGCGTGCTGATCGACGACGAGCCGTTGCACGACGAGGTCTGGCGCGAGGTGCTCGAACCGCTGGGCATCACCTATAACAACGAGGAATACTACGGCCCGCTATTGGGCGTTCCCGATTACGAGTTCCTGCGCCTGGTGCTCGAACGCCGCGACCGCACACTGACCGACGAGGCGAAAGCCGCTCTGCACGAGAAAAAACGGGTGCTTTTCGACCGGCTTGTCCGCACCCGGCCGACCGGCATTCCCGGCGTCGCCGAATTCGTGCGCGACCTGGCGGCGCATGCGCCCCTGGGCATTGTCAGCGGCGCACTGCGGCCGGAAATCGACCTGCAATTATCCCGGCTGGGCATCGCCGATTGTTTCCGGACCATCGTCGCCGCCGGCGAATACCCCAAACCCAAACCCGACCCCGCGCCTTACCTCATCGGCCGGGAAAAACTCGCCGCCGCCGTCGGCCGATCGTTCGCGCCCGGCAGCGTCATCGCCGTGGAGGATTCCACCAACGGCATGAACAGCGGCCTGTCGGCCGGTCTGGGCGTGTTGGGACTGACGCTGCGGATCGACCGCGAACGGCTGGCCGGCTGCTTCGCCCACGTGCCGGACTTCACCGGAGTGACCTACGACCAACTCGTCGCCTGGCGAGCCCGGAGCGCTCGATGA
- a CDS encoding methyl-accepting chemotaxis protein has protein sequence MKWTIRRKLLVAIVPIILLTVGVMAYLSYNRSSNNIMSLQEERTMVIVQKTLQDLEVWLNDRKGQAEIYSNADVFINACLGENLETAKQKLAVYHSNAPYLESMFVARPDGTVFIDSLGGKMAGQKIGQVPQFQANLDKARQGETWVGALGHSLATNKPVIMLTAPIMRDNQLIGIIGTPIEALYLSKQFISNVKVGETGYIYVLESDGTFLAHPKEENILNKGLGDTDYGKAMLAQNEGSLHYTFEGVDRIAYFKTLAGLNWLVAAGINKKEIMEPVNNMAYLMVVVGLVSMIFLSVMLAVMTTMTVSKPIRTTTDMLSDIAKGEGDLTVRLDVVSNDEVGELAENFNQFVEKLQVSIQQVAKNTAVLQESASSLSAVSSQLSSSAEEMTNQSSAVASAAEQITANVDGVSGATVKMSENVGTIAAASEEMSSSVNSVAAAVEEMTASIQEVSKNCIRASQIANDASGKATGTSDLMNHLETAAKEIGKVVEVINDIADQTNLLALNATIEAASAGEAGKGFAVVANEVKELAKQTAQATDEITKQVEGIQNKTLDAVNAIRQISEIIQEINNITTTIASAVEEQTVTTNEISRSVAGAAEGAGDVSKNIQHLRVNIENQVVRGVKEAATGVTEVSKNIQGVNIAAQHTAQGATSTDQVAKQIIDMSDELQKVVGQFRV, from the coding sequence ATGAAGTGGACTATTCGTCGCAAATTGCTCGTGGCCATCGTCCCGATCATTCTATTGACCGTCGGCGTGATGGCCTATCTGTCGTACAACCGATCCTCGAACAACATCATGTCGTTGCAGGAAGAGCGGACGATGGTGATCGTCCAAAAGACTCTGCAGGACCTGGAAGTCTGGTTGAACGACCGCAAGGGCCAGGCCGAGATTTACAGCAACGCCGATGTGTTCATCAACGCCTGCCTGGGCGAAAACCTGGAAACGGCGAAACAGAAGCTCGCCGTGTACCACAGCAATGCGCCTTACCTGGAAAGCATGTTCGTGGCGCGTCCCGACGGGACGGTGTTCATCGATTCGCTCGGCGGCAAGATGGCCGGCCAGAAAATCGGCCAGGTGCCGCAATTCCAAGCCAATCTCGACAAAGCCAGACAAGGAGAAACCTGGGTCGGCGCGCTCGGCCACTCGCTGGCGACGAACAAGCCGGTGATCATGCTGACGGCGCCGATCATGCGGGACAATCAATTGATCGGCATCATCGGCACCCCGATCGAGGCGTTGTACCTGTCCAAGCAATTCATCAGCAACGTGAAAGTCGGCGAGACCGGCTACATCTACGTTCTCGAAAGTGACGGCACGTTCCTCGCGCATCCGAAAGAGGAAAACATCCTGAATAAGGGTCTGGGCGATACCGATTACGGCAAGGCCATGCTGGCGCAGAATGAAGGCTCGCTGCACTACACTTTCGAAGGCGTAGATCGCATCGCTTATTTCAAAACGCTCGCGGGATTGAACTGGCTGGTCGCGGCCGGCATCAATAAAAAAGAGATCATGGAACCGGTCAACAACATGGCCTACCTCATGGTGGTGGTCGGCCTCGTTTCGATGATCTTCCTTTCCGTGATGCTGGCGGTGATGACCACGATGACCGTCTCCAAGCCCATCCGGACCACCACCGACATGCTCTCCGACATCGCCAAGGGCGAGGGCGACCTCACGGTGCGGCTCGACGTGGTGAGCAACGACGAGGTCGGCGAACTGGCCGAGAACTTCAACCAGTTCGTCGAGAAGCTGCAAGTCTCGATTCAACAGGTCGCCAAAAACACCGCTGTGCTGCAGGAATCGGCCAGCTCGCTTTCGGCCGTGTCGTCGCAGCTTTCCAGCAGCGCCGAGGAAATGACCAACCAGTCCAGTGCCGTGGCCTCCGCCGCCGAGCAAATCACCGCCAACGTCGACGGCGTTTCCGGCGCGACGGTCAAGATGTCGGAAAACGTCGGCACGATCGCCGCCGCTTCCGAGGAAATGTCCAGCAGTGTCAATTCGGTCGCCGCCGCGGTCGAGGAAATGACGGCTTCCATCCAGGAAGTGTCGAAAAACTGCATCCGCGCCTCGCAGATCGCCAATGACGCCTCGGGCAAGGCCACCGGCACCAGTGACCTGATGAATCACCTGGAAACGGCGGCGAAGGAAATCGGCAAGGTGGTCGAGGTGATCAACGACATCGCCGACCAGACCAATCTGCTGGCCCTCAACGCCACGATCGAGGCGGCGAGCGCCGGCGAAGCCGGCAAGGGCTTCGCGGTCGTCGCCAACGAGGTCAAGGAACTGGCCAAGCAGACCGCCCAGGCGACCGACGAGATCACCAAGCAGGTCGAAGGCATCCAGAACAAGACCCTCGATGCGGTCAACGCCATCCGCCAGATCTCCGAGATCATCCAGGAAATCAACAACATCACGACCACCATCGCCTCGGCCGTCGAGGAACAGACGGTGACCACCAACGAAATCTCGCGCTCCGTCGCCGGCGCGGCCGAAGGGGCGGGCGACGTCTCGAAAAACATCCAGCACCTGCGGGTCAACATCGAAAACCAGGTCGTCCGCGGCGTGAAGGAAGCGGCCACGGGCGTGACCGAGGTTTCGAAGAACATCCAAGGCGTGAACATCGCCGCCCAGCATACCGCGCAAGGCGCGACGTCGACCGACCAGGTCGCCAAGCAGATCATCGACATGTCCGACGAGTTACAGAAAGTGGTGGGTCAGTTTCGAGTTTGA
- a CDS encoding DUF89 family protein, whose product MKPVGLDPQCQECMAGAVERIARLHELPAERRNALLAEVRALVAGAPAGTVMPQVARGLGKILTAYLGTNDPFRELKQDANRRAAELAPELRGRLRQAADPFAAATRLALAGNVMDFAYRDAPDLLAAIDRLADGPLGIDDTESLRAELSLAREVLYLGDNAGEIWCDRLFLERFPPNVAVTFAVRSAPALNDATLADAAQTGIDELARVIPSGSDAPGTLPELLTAEARLLFDGADVVIAKGQGNFEALYGRVTRPLYFLFIVKCAHVEKIVGHPVGTGILWRWEPPAAG is encoded by the coding sequence ATGAAGCCCGTCGGCCTGGATCCGCAATGCCAGGAATGCATGGCCGGGGCCGTCGAACGGATCGCGCGGCTTCACGAACTGCCCGCGGAACGGCGAAATGCCCTGCTCGCCGAGGTCCGTGCCTTGGTGGCCGGCGCGCCCGCCGGAACGGTGATGCCGCAAGTGGCGCGCGGGCTCGGTAAAATCCTGACGGCCTACCTCGGCACGAACGATCCCTTTCGCGAGTTGAAACAAGACGCCAATCGCCGCGCGGCGGAACTGGCGCCCGAGTTGCGCGGCCGCTTGCGGCAAGCCGCCGACCCCTTTGCCGCCGCGACCCGTCTGGCGCTGGCGGGCAACGTCATGGACTTCGCCTATCGCGACGCGCCGGATTTGCTGGCGGCGATCGACCGGCTGGCGGACGGACCGCTGGGCATCGACGACACCGAATCGCTGCGCGCCGAATTGTCGCTGGCGCGCGAAGTGCTGTACCTCGGCGACAACGCCGGCGAAATCTGGTGCGACCGGCTCTTCCTGGAACGGTTTCCGCCGAACGTCGCCGTGACGTTCGCCGTCCGGTCCGCCCCGGCGCTCAACGACGCGACGCTGGCCGACGCGGCCCAGACCGGCATCGACGAACTGGCCCGCGTCATCCCCAGCGGCAGCGACGCACCCGGCACGCTGCCCGAACTGCTGACGGCCGAGGCGCGACTGCTCTTCGACGGCGCCGACGTGGTGATCGCCAAGGGACAGGGCAATTTCGAGGCGCTGTACGGCCGCGTGACGAGGCCGCTGTATTTTCTCTTCATCGTCAAATGCGCCCACGTCGAAAAAATCGTCGGCCACCCCGTCGGCACGGGGATTCTCTGGCGCTGGGAACCACCCGCCGCCGGTTGA